In the Deltaproteobacteria bacterium genome, one interval contains:
- a CDS encoding DoxX family protein, with product MSLTMEWNGARLRKEAALIPPRAALGASMVYHGLLKLREGAPEQVGGWFENIGLKPGKPLAIATGVAEMFAGVAAILGLWTRPAALAVLVTQSFAVGRVHAKNGYDVTKGGFEYNIALMCIAGALLIAGPGLFSAHEGIERLAEGRGPRKFLRKARPSPLLRFIKLLK from the coding sequence ATGTCGCTCACAATGGAATGGAACGGCGCGCGGTTGCGGAAGGAAGCGGCCCTGATACCGCCGCGGGCGGCGCTCGGCGCGAGCATGGTCTACCACGGGCTCTTAAAACTGCGGGAGGGAGCGCCGGAGCAGGTGGGCGGGTGGTTCGAAAACATCGGGTTGAAACCGGGCAAGCCTCTCGCCATCGCCACGGGAGTCGCCGAGATGTTCGCGGGAGTCGCCGCGATCCTCGGCCTGTGGACGCGGCCGGCAGCGCTCGCAGTCCTCGTCACCCAGTCCTTCGCCGTCGGCAGGGTGCACGCGAAGAACGGTTACGACGTCACCAAGGGCGGGTTCGAGTACAACATCGCCCTGATGTGCATCGCGGGCGCCCTCCTCATCGCCGGCCCCGGCCTGTTTTCGGCCCACGAGGGCATCGAGCGACTTGCCGAAGGCCGCGGCCCGAGAAAGTTTCTCCGCAAGGCCCGGCCCTCGCCGCTTCTCCGCTTCATCAAGCTGCTCAAGTAG